In Streptomyces sp. SID8374, one genomic interval encodes:
- a CDS encoding nucleotidyltransferase domain-containing protein — protein sequence MITPADESLVRDHTVYACVMGSRAFGLATEDSDTDRRGVFVAPTPLFWRLDKPPTHIEGPAPEQFSWELERFCELALRANPNVLECLHSPLVEYVDGTGRELVALRGAFLSRLAHTTFVRYALGQRRKLEADVRQFGAPRWKHAMHLLRLLASSRDLLRTGELHIGVGDARDELLAVKRGEVPWPEVERRMNRLAEENDEAVTSSPLPPGPDRAAVEDFLVRVRAASA from the coding sequence ATGATCACTCCCGCCGACGAATCCCTCGTACGCGACCACACGGTCTACGCGTGCGTGATGGGCTCACGCGCCTTCGGTCTGGCGACGGAGGACAGCGACACGGACCGGCGGGGTGTGTTCGTCGCCCCCACCCCGCTGTTCTGGCGCCTCGACAAGCCCCCGACGCACATCGAGGGCCCCGCCCCCGAGCAGTTCTCGTGGGAGCTGGAGCGCTTCTGCGAGCTGGCACTGCGGGCCAACCCGAATGTGCTGGAGTGCCTGCACTCCCCGCTGGTGGAGTACGTGGACGGCACCGGCCGCGAACTGGTGGCGCTGCGCGGGGCGTTCCTCTCCCGCCTGGCCCACACCACGTTCGTCCGCTACGCGCTGGGCCAGCGGAGGAAGCTGGAGGCGGACGTACGGCAGTTCGGGGCGCCGCGCTGGAAGCACGCCATGCACCTGCTGCGGCTCCTGGCGAGCAGCCGGGACCTCCTGCGTACCGGCGAGCTGCACATCGGTGTCGGCGACGCCCGCGATGAGCTGCTGGCGGTGAAGCGGGGCGAGGTGCCCTGGCCGGAGGTGGAGCGCCGGATGAACCGCCTGGCGGAGGAGAACGACGAGGCGGTGACCTCGTCCCCGCTGCCGCCCGGGCCGGACCGGGCGGCGGTGGAGGACTTCCTGGTACGGGTCCGGGCGGCGTCGGCCTAG
- the aroH gene encoding chorismate mutase: MAVRAVRGAVQLERDEAGHMDERVGELLTAVLERNGLVADDLISIWFTATPDLHSDFPAAAARGLGVVDVPLICAQELDIEGAMPRVVRLLAHVETYLPRAEISHVYLGATAALRKDIAQ, from the coding sequence GTGGCGGTACGAGCGGTCCGAGGCGCCGTCCAGCTGGAGCGGGACGAGGCCGGACACATGGACGAGCGGGTCGGTGAGCTGCTCACGGCCGTCCTGGAACGCAACGGGCTGGTCGCCGACGACCTGATCAGCATCTGGTTCACCGCCACCCCGGACCTGCACAGCGACTTCCCGGCCGCCGCCGCGCGCGGCCTCGGGGTCGTCGACGTACCCCTGATCTGCGCCCAGGAGCTGGACATCGAGGGCGCCATGCCCCGCGTCGTCCGCCTCCTCGCCCACGTCGAGACCTACCTCCCGCGCGCCGAGATCAGCCACGTCTACCTCGGTGCCACCGCCGCCCTGCGCAAGGACATCGCCCAGTGA
- a CDS encoding prephenate dehydrogenase, giving the protein MRTALVIGTGLVGTSAALALSGRSVHVHLVDHDPESARTAAALGAGTDEPPAGPVDLAVIAVPPAHTATVLARAMRDGVARGYLDVASVKGGPRRELEAMGLDLTPYIGTHPMAGKERSGPLAATGDLFEGRPWVLTPTRDTDTEVLNLALELVALCRAVPVVMDADAHDRAVALVSHTPQLISSMVAARLEEADESAVRLCGQGIRDVTRIAASDPRMWVEILSANPGPVADVLAGVAADLEETVTALRGLHSADEEKRRAGTDAIEDVLRRGNAGRVRVPGKHGAAPAAYETVAVLIGDKPGELAAIFADAGRAGVNIEDVRIEHATGQQAGLVQIMVEPSSVPVLSAALTERGWSVRS; this is encoded by the coding sequence GTGAGAACCGCCCTCGTCATCGGAACCGGGCTCGTCGGCACCTCCGCCGCCCTCGCGCTCTCCGGCCGCTCCGTCCACGTCCACCTCGTCGACCACGACCCCGAGTCGGCCCGCACAGCCGCTGCCCTCGGCGCCGGTACGGACGAGCCGCCCGCAGGCCCGGTCGACCTCGCGGTCATCGCCGTACCGCCCGCCCACACCGCCACCGTCCTCGCCCGCGCCATGCGCGACGGGGTGGCGCGCGGCTACCTGGACGTCGCCAGCGTCAAGGGCGGGCCCCGCCGTGAGCTGGAGGCGATGGGCCTCGACCTCACCCCGTACATCGGTACGCACCCGATGGCGGGCAAGGAGCGCTCGGGGCCGCTCGCCGCCACCGGCGACCTCTTCGAGGGGCGCCCCTGGGTCCTCACCCCGACCAGGGACACCGACACCGAGGTCCTCAACCTCGCGCTGGAGCTGGTGGCACTCTGCCGGGCCGTCCCGGTGGTCATGGACGCCGATGCCCACGACCGGGCCGTCGCCCTCGTCTCGCATACCCCGCAGCTGATCTCCTCCATGGTCGCCGCACGCCTTGAGGAGGCCGACGAGAGTGCCGTACGCCTCTGCGGCCAGGGCATCCGCGATGTGACCCGGATCGCCGCATCCGACCCCCGGATGTGGGTGGAGATCCTCTCCGCCAACCCCGGACCCGTCGCCGACGTCCTCGCCGGGGTCGCCGCCGACCTGGAGGAGACCGTGACCGCGCTGCGCGGCCTGCACTCCGCCGACGAGGAGAAGCGGCGCGCGGGCACCGACGCCATCGAGGACGTCCTGCGCCGGGGCAACGCGGGCCGCGTCCGGGTCCCCGGCAAGCACGGCGCCGCCCCCGCCGCGTACGAGACCGTGGCCGTCCTCATCGGCGACAAGCCGGGCGAGCTGGCCGCGATCTTCGCCGACGCAGGCCGGGCCGGGGTCAACATCGAGGACGTACGCATCGAACACGCCACCGGGCAGCAGGCGGGCCTGGTCCAGATCATGGTGGAGCCGAGCTCGGTCCCCGTGCTGAGCGCCGCCCTCACCGAGCGCGGCTGGTCGGTCCGCAGCTGA
- a CDS encoding NUDIX domain-containing protein has translation MSTGVPEGYDPHAFPPFAVTVDLAVFTVRAAALHVLLVERGQEPFRGRWALPGGFVLPRESADEAARRELAEETGLGPDAVGTLHLEQLRTYTDPDRDPRMRVVSVAYAALLPDLPEPRGGGDAASARWWDVGSTGPLAFDHDRIVADARDRIGAKLEYTCLATEFCPAEFTLGELQQVYETVWGVELDRPNFRRKVLNVPGFVQPVDGPPRRTGGRGKPAALYRAGGTATLHPPLLRPQP, from the coding sequence ATGAGCACCGGCGTACCGGAAGGGTACGACCCGCACGCCTTCCCGCCCTTCGCGGTCACCGTCGACCTCGCGGTCTTCACCGTCCGGGCCGCGGCGCTCCACGTCCTGCTGGTGGAACGCGGCCAGGAACCGTTCCGGGGGCGCTGGGCGCTGCCGGGCGGCTTCGTCCTGCCCCGCGAGTCCGCCGACGAGGCCGCCCGCCGCGAGCTGGCCGAGGAGACCGGCCTTGGCCCCGACGCCGTGGGCACCCTCCACCTGGAGCAGCTGCGCACCTACACCGACCCGGACCGCGACCCGAGGATGCGGGTCGTCTCGGTCGCGTACGCCGCACTCCTGCCCGACCTGCCCGAACCGCGCGGCGGCGGCGACGCGGCGAGCGCGCGGTGGTGGGACGTGGGCTCCACCGGTCCGCTCGCCTTCGACCACGACCGCATCGTGGCCGACGCCCGCGACCGGATCGGCGCCAAGCTCGAATACACCTGCCTGGCCACGGAGTTCTGCCCGGCCGAGTTCACGCTCGGCGAGCTTCAGCAGGTGTACGAGACGGTGTGGGGCGTCGAGTTGGACCGCCCCAACTTCCGGCGCAAGGTCCTGAACGTGCCGGGCTTCGTCCAGCCGGTGGACGGCCCGCCGCGCCGCACGGGAGGCCGGGGCAAACCGGCCGCGCTGTACCGGGCGGGCGGCACGGCGACCCTGCACCCGCCCCTGCTGCGCCCGCAGCCGTAG
- the cmk gene encoding (d)CMP kinase — protein sequence MSTAVETASSAVIVAIDGPSGTGKSSTSKAVAAKLGLSYLDTGAQYRAITWWMLNNGIDVTSPAEIATAAAKPVIVSGTDPTGPTITVDGEDASGPIRTQEVTSKVSAVSAVPEVRTIITELQRTIAAGAEGGIVVEGRDIGTTVLPDADIKIFLTASPEARAARRSGEVKGSDLAATREALIKRDAADSGRKTSPLAKADDAVEVDTTELTLQQVIECVVTLVEEKRTAA from the coding sequence GTGTCCACCGCCGTGGAAACCGCAAGCTCCGCAGTGATCGTCGCCATCGACGGGCCCTCCGGCACCGGCAAGTCGAGCACTTCCAAGGCCGTCGCCGCCAAGCTCGGCCTGAGCTACCTGGACACCGGCGCGCAGTACCGGGCCATCACCTGGTGGATGCTGAACAACGGCATCGACGTGACCAGCCCCGCCGAGATCGCCACCGCCGCCGCCAAGCCCGTGATCGTCTCCGGCACCGACCCGACCGGACCGACGATCACCGTCGACGGCGAGGACGCCTCGGGCCCGATCCGCACCCAGGAGGTCACCTCCAAGGTCAGCGCCGTCAGCGCGGTCCCCGAGGTGCGCACGATCATCACCGAGCTCCAGCGCACCATCGCCGCGGGCGCCGAGGGCGGCATCGTCGTCGAGGGCCGGGACATCGGCACCACCGTGCTGCCCGACGCCGACATCAAGATCTTCCTCACCGCCTCCCCGGAAGCCCGCGCCGCCCGCCGCAGCGGTGAGGTCAAGGGCTCCGACCTGGCGGCCACCCGCGAGGCCCTGATCAAGCGGGACGCCGCCGACTCCGGCCGGAAGACCTCCCCCCTCGCCAAGGCGGACGACGCCGTCGAGGTGGACACCACCGAGCTGACCCTCCAGCAGGTCATCGAGTGCGTCGTCACCCTCGTCGAGGAGAAGCGGACCGCCGCGTGA
- a CDS encoding TetR family transcriptional regulator: MTPAVTDGSADPRTARTRAKLRAALLAACEHRPLEQVSVAQVVRGAGVGRATFYLHYDDLHALAVDACAEVVTEAVDALHAWDGAPPGPDAPPAPLAALLASVHARAPVYRSLLREGGGGPLGELLHRELRQRSLDELRARRPGETGHDLTASAVAGIFTGVLADWVHGRVAADPGQLAGRIWRMLLAVHATARLNRRAR, from the coding sequence TTGACGCCCGCGGTGACCGACGGCAGCGCCGACCCCCGTACCGCACGCACCCGGGCCAAGCTCCGCGCCGCCCTGCTCGCCGCCTGCGAGCACCGGCCACTCGAACAGGTCAGCGTCGCGCAGGTGGTCCGGGGTGCCGGGGTCGGGCGCGCCACCTTCTACCTCCACTACGACGACCTGCACGCCCTCGCGGTGGACGCCTGCGCCGAGGTCGTCACCGAGGCGGTCGACGCCCTGCACGCCTGGGACGGCGCACCGCCCGGCCCCGACGCGCCCCCGGCCCCGCTCGCCGCCCTCCTCGCCTCCGTCCACGCCCGGGCGCCCGTCTACCGCAGCCTGCTCCGCGAGGGCGGCGGCGGGCCGCTCGGTGAGCTGCTCCACCGGGAGCTGCGGCAGCGCAGCCTCGACGAGCTGCGCGCCCGCCGCCCGGGGGAGACCGGACACGACCTCACCGCGAGCGCCGTCGCCGGGATCTTCACCGGGGTCCTCGCCGACTGGGTGCACGGGCGGGTCGCCGCCGACCCCGGGCAGCTCGCCGGCCGGATCTGGCGCATGCTCCTCGCGGTCCACGCCACCGCCCGTCTCAACCGGAGAGCGCGGTGA
- a CDS encoding Rieske (2Fe-2S) protein, which translates to MNANTRRRTVLTAGAAGAAALVTGCGSSGDESGGGDASGTPTGTASDAASPGTSPDASPGGGEELASTDDIPVGGGTIFKEQKVVVTQPEEGEFKAFSAVCTHAQCLVSTVSDGTINCPCHGSKFSITDAAVETGPATRPLPAEQITVAGGSIRLG; encoded by the coding sequence ATGAACGCGAACACACGGCGAAGGACTGTTCTGACCGCGGGTGCGGCGGGCGCCGCCGCGCTGGTGACCGGCTGCGGATCCTCCGGCGACGAGAGCGGCGGCGGAGACGCGAGTGGTACGCCGACGGGTACGGCCTCGGACGCCGCATCGCCCGGGACCTCCCCCGACGCCTCGCCCGGCGGCGGGGAGGAACTCGCCTCGACGGACGACATCCCGGTCGGCGGCGGCACGATCTTCAAGGAGCAGAAGGTGGTGGTGACGCAGCCGGAGGAGGGCGAGTTCAAGGCCTTCTCCGCCGTCTGCACGCACGCCCAGTGCCTCGTCTCGACGGTCAGCGACGGCACCATCAACTGCCCGTGCCACGGCTCCAAGTTCTCCATCACGGACGCGGCGGTCGAGACCGGCCCGGCGACCCGCCCGCTGCCGGCCGAACAGATCACCGTCGCGGGCGGGTCGATCCGGCTGGGCTGA
- a CDS encoding ADP-ribosylglycohydrolase family protein — translation MTTATRRITKQAATGSLTGLALGDALGFPTEFDDVPAILAKCGPWRHMELPTPAIVTDDTQMTIALGRGIRTAMDSGLLTPERLVDPVRREFIAWYHSPENNRAPGNTCLTACRMLESTRVWQEASQTRSKGCGANMRVAPIGLVPGLSDEQRAGAAQLQAALTHGHPTALAASDLTARAVHLLAQGAEPLGLIGQLRSYAYDNTGRYHARWLGDLWRYAGDTSPEAFISRGWDECQVALAALQEALRTPSPETDPCERTGDGWIAEEALATALHCFLLFPEDPLTALRRAACTRGDSDSIACLAGAFAGAHLGAGAWPQEWSERIEYRSDLLSLAALWDA, via the coding sequence ATGACCACAGCCACCCGAAGAATCACCAAGCAGGCGGCCACCGGCTCACTGACCGGGCTCGCGCTCGGTGACGCGCTGGGCTTCCCCACCGAGTTCGACGACGTGCCCGCCATCCTCGCCAAGTGCGGCCCCTGGCGGCACATGGAGCTGCCGACGCCCGCCATCGTCACCGACGACACCCAGATGACGATCGCGCTCGGCCGGGGAATCCGTACCGCCATGGACAGCGGGCTGCTCACCCCGGAGCGCCTGGTGGACCCGGTACGGCGGGAGTTCATCGCCTGGTACCACTCGCCGGAGAACAACCGGGCCCCCGGCAACACCTGCCTCACCGCCTGCCGCATGCTCGAATCCACCCGCGTCTGGCAGGAGGCGAGCCAGACCCGCTCCAAGGGGTGCGGCGCCAACATGCGGGTCGCGCCGATCGGCCTCGTCCCCGGCCTCAGCGACGAGCAGCGCGCCGGAGCCGCCCAGCTCCAGGCCGCCCTCACCCACGGCCACCCCACCGCGCTGGCCGCCTCCGACCTCACCGCCCGCGCGGTCCACCTGCTCGCCCAGGGCGCCGAACCGCTCGGCCTGATCGGCCAGTTGCGCAGCTACGCCTACGACAACACCGGCCGCTACCACGCCCGCTGGCTCGGCGACCTGTGGCGGTACGCGGGGGACACCTCGCCCGAGGCGTTCATCAGCCGCGGCTGGGACGAGTGCCAGGTGGCCCTGGCCGCCCTCCAGGAGGCGCTGCGCACCCCGTCCCCGGAGACCGACCCGTGCGAGCGGACCGGCGACGGCTGGATCGCCGAGGAGGCCCTCGCCACGGCCCTGCACTGCTTCCTGCTCTTCCCCGAGGACCCGCTCACCGCCCTGCGCCGGGCCGCCTGCACCCGGGGCGACTCCGACTCCATCGCCTGCCTGGCAGGCGCGTTCGCCGGCGCCCACCTGGGCGCGGGGGCCTGGCCCCAGGAGTGGTCGGAGCGCATCGAGTACCGCAGCGACCTGCTCTCCCTGGCGGCGCTCTGGGACGCCTGA
- the pnuC gene encoding nicotinamide riboside transporter PnuC, whose protein sequence is MSLADILDPLQQPLVTVLDTPVSWTEVLGFGSGALCVWLVARQHIANWPIGIANNVFFILLFAQAGLYADAGLQIVFITLAAYGWWTWTHGGGPGSSVLPVRRTTRTEWTGLLAAGVVGTAGLTLLLTRATDSTVPFWDALTTSLSLMATYGQCRKRLESWWLWIAADLVYIPLYAHKGLYLTSLLYAGFLALCLVGLRSWHRDLTARNARPLEVATA, encoded by the coding sequence GTGAGCCTCGCGGACATACTCGATCCCCTCCAGCAGCCCCTGGTGACCGTCCTGGACACCCCGGTCAGCTGGACCGAGGTGCTGGGATTCGGCAGCGGGGCGCTCTGCGTGTGGCTCGTGGCCCGCCAGCACATCGCCAACTGGCCGATCGGCATCGCCAACAACGTCTTCTTCATCCTGCTGTTCGCCCAGGCCGGCCTGTACGCCGACGCGGGCCTCCAGATCGTCTTCATCACCCTCGCCGCGTACGGCTGGTGGACCTGGACCCACGGGGGTGGACCAGGCTCCTCCGTCCTGCCGGTGCGCAGAACGACCCGCACCGAATGGACCGGGCTGCTCGCGGCGGGGGTGGTGGGGACCGCCGGGCTCACCCTGCTGCTCACCCGGGCCACCGACTCCACCGTCCCGTTCTGGGACGCCCTGACGACCTCGCTGTCGCTGATGGCGACGTACGGGCAGTGCCGGAAGCGGCTGGAGTCCTGGTGGCTGTGGATCGCGGCCGACCTGGTCTACATCCCGCTCTACGCGCACAAGGGGCTGTATCTGACCTCGCTGCTGTACGCCGGGTTCCTCGCGCTCTGCCTGGTCGGGCTGCGCAGCTGGCACCGCGACCTGACCGCCCGCAACGCCCGCCCGCTGGAGGTGGCCACGGCATGA
- a CDS encoding lysophospholipid acyltransferase family protein yields the protein MSDATGAPTLRGAAVGRRIGIGLMYGLWKPRVLGAWRVPAAGPVILAVNHSHNIDGPMLMGTAPRPVHFLIKKEAFVGPLDPFLHGIGQIEVDRTTVDRTAISHALGVLADGGALGIFPEGTRGEGDFASLRAGLAYFAVRGGAPIVPVAVLGSTERRGRLIRGLPPLRSRVDVVFGDAFDASAGDGRRTRKALDEATLRIQAKLTAHLESAKRLTGR from the coding sequence GTGAGCGACGCCACGGGGGCGCCCACCCTGCGCGGAGCGGCGGTCGGGCGGCGGATCGGCATCGGCCTGATGTACGGGCTGTGGAAGCCGCGGGTGCTCGGCGCGTGGCGCGTGCCCGCCGCCGGACCCGTCATACTCGCGGTGAACCACTCCCACAACATCGACGGACCGATGCTGATGGGGACCGCACCCCGGCCGGTGCACTTCCTGATCAAGAAGGAGGCGTTCGTCGGCCCCCTCGACCCGTTCCTGCACGGGATCGGCCAGATCGAGGTGGACCGTACGACCGTCGACCGCACCGCCATCAGCCACGCGCTCGGTGTGCTGGCGGACGGCGGGGCGCTCGGGATCTTCCCGGAGGGCACCCGGGGCGAGGGCGACTTCGCCTCGCTGCGGGCCGGACTCGCGTACTTCGCGGTACGGGGCGGGGCGCCCATCGTCCCCGTCGCCGTCCTGGGAAGCACCGAGCGGCGCGGGCGGTTGATACGAGGGCTGCCCCCGCTGCGCAGCCGGGTCGACGTCGTCTTCGGTGACGCGTTCGACGCGAGCGCCGGTGACGGGCGGCGCACCCGCAAGGCGCTGGACGAGGCGACGCTGCGGATCCAGGCGAAGCTCACCGCCCACCTGGAAAGCGCCAAGCGCCTCACCGGGCGATAG
- a CDS encoding AAA family ATPase, with product MKAYEHGLVLGKFYPPHAGHHHLVRSAQDRCERLTVLVCAASVESVPLADRVAWMREVHPDVTVVGAVDDTHMDVTDPAVWDAHMAVFTAAVPERVDAVFTSEAYGEELGRRFGAASVLVDPDRTLFPVSGTAVRKDPVGCWDFLRAPVRAALARRVVVLGAESTGTTTLARALTDRYRGRGGVWARTGYVAEYGREYSEQKLAALRERWPGAAWEDVTFTTDDFPLIARTQNEREEAAARTGSPVLFCDTDSFATTVWHERYVGGRNPLVEEIADRTAHHLWLLTDHEGVAFEDDGLRDGEELRPWMTDRFRAELTRTGRRFIEITGPPEARLAAAVTAVDELLATGWDFAAPLPEKR from the coding sequence ATGAAGGCTTACGAACACGGCCTGGTGCTGGGCAAGTTCTACCCGCCGCACGCGGGCCACCACCACCTCGTCCGGTCCGCCCAGGACCGCTGCGAACGGCTGACCGTGCTGGTCTGCGCCGCCTCCGTGGAGTCCGTGCCGCTCGCGGACCGGGTGGCCTGGATGCGCGAGGTGCACCCGGACGTCACGGTGGTCGGCGCGGTCGACGACACGCACATGGACGTGACCGACCCGGCGGTCTGGGACGCCCACATGGCCGTCTTCACCGCCGCCGTGCCCGAGCGGGTCGACGCGGTCTTCACCTCGGAGGCGTACGGGGAGGAGCTCGGCCGCCGCTTCGGTGCCGCGTCCGTCCTCGTCGACCCCGACCGCACCCTCTTCCCGGTCTCCGGCACCGCCGTGCGCAAGGACCCGGTCGGCTGCTGGGACTTCCTCCGGGCGCCGGTCCGGGCCGCCCTCGCCCGCCGGGTCGTCGTCCTCGGCGCCGAGTCCACCGGCACCACCACCCTGGCGCGGGCCCTCACCGACCGCTACCGGGGCCGGGGCGGGGTCTGGGCGCGGACGGGGTACGTCGCGGAGTACGGGCGCGAGTACAGCGAGCAGAAGCTCGCCGCCCTGCGGGAGCGGTGGCCCGGGGCCGCCTGGGAGGACGTCACCTTCACCACCGACGACTTCCCGCTCATCGCGCGGACCCAGAACGAGCGGGAGGAAGCCGCCGCCCGCACCGGCTCCCCGGTCCTCTTCTGCGACACGGACTCCTTCGCCACCACCGTCTGGCACGAGCGGTACGTCGGCGGGCGCAACCCGCTCGTCGAGGAGATCGCGGACCGGACCGCCCACCACCTCTGGCTGCTCACCGACCACGAGGGCGTCGCCTTCGAGGACGACGGGCTGCGCGACGGCGAAGAGCTGCGGCCCTGGATGACCGACCGCTTCCGCGCCGAACTCACCCGCACGGGACGCCGGTTCATCGAGATCACCGGCCCGCCCGAGGCCCGTCTCGCCGCCGCCGTCACCGCCGTGGACGAACTCCTCGCCACCGGCTGGGACTTCGCCGCCCCGCTCCCGGAGAAGCGATGA
- a CDS encoding DUF1304 domain-containing protein — protein MHITAQVLVALVALIHAYFLVLEMFLWDTDRGRNAFGTTPAFSRESATLAANQGLYNGFMAAGLVWGLVAADPVAFQAQVFFLSCLIVAGVYGAATVSRKILYVQAVPAALALGAVLLAG, from the coding sequence ATGCACATCACCGCTCAGGTCCTGGTCGCGCTCGTCGCGCTGATCCACGCCTACTTCCTCGTCCTGGAGATGTTCCTCTGGGACACCGACCGCGGCCGCAATGCCTTCGGCACGACCCCCGCCTTCTCCCGGGAGAGCGCCACCCTCGCCGCCAACCAGGGCCTCTACAACGGCTTCATGGCCGCCGGTCTGGTCTGGGGACTCGTCGCCGCCGACCCCGTCGCCTTCCAGGCGCAGGTCTTCTTCCTGAGCTGCCTGATCGTCGCCGGGGTCTACGGGGCCGCCACCGTGAGCCGGAAGATCCTCTACGTCCAGGCCGTGCCGGCCGCGCTCGCCCTCGGCGCCGTCCTGCTCGCCGGGTGA